In the genome of Candidatus Auribacterota bacterium, one region contains:
- a CDS encoding Hsp20/alpha crystallin family protein, with protein MRSLTYGMFCALLAMAAVAVFCAAPAGAARTPADETAGANPESVQEPPVPPGGGPAGEDIWAELHGIQGRLNQIIEDTAWRLQPRAPMGPVAQNFEFYPDVDVKETDKAIIVSCDLPGMEKDKIDISFKDGNVIVSGKREVVKEEIKSTGWYMRERSFGSFERVIPIATEIKENEIKADYKNGVLTVTLPKAEGAMKPVKKIQIL; from the coding sequence ATGCGTTCGTTGACGTATGGTATGTTTTGTGCCCTGCTCGCCATGGCGGCCGTCGCCGTCTTCTGTGCGGCTCCCGCGGGAGCGGCCAGAACACCTGCTGACGAGACAGCCGGTGCGAACCCTGAGTCTGTCCAGGAACCCCCTGTCCCGCCAGGCGGCGGGCCTGCGGGAGAGGATATATGGGCGGAGCTGCACGGGATCCAGGGAAGACTGAACCAAATCATCGAGGATACTGCTTGGCGTTTACAGCCCCGGGCGCCCATGGGGCCGGTTGCGCAGAACTTCGAGTTTTATCCGGATGTGGATGTGAAAGAAACCGATAAGGCGATCATCGTGAGCTGTGATCTCCCGGGCATGGAAAAAGATAAAATCGACATCTCATTCAAGGACGGGAACGTGATCGTCAGCGGCAAGAGGGAAGTGGTCAAAGAAGAGATCAAGAGCACGGGGTGGTATATGCGCGAGAGGAGTTTTGGCAGCTTCGAGCGCGTCATCCCCATCGCGACGGAGATCAAAGAGAACGAAATCAAGGCCGACTACAAAAACGGCGTCCTGACCGTCACGCTCCCGAAGGCGGAGGGCGCGATGAAACCGGTCAAAAAGATCCAGATACTCTAA